The Xenopus tropicalis strain Nigerian chromosome 1, UCB_Xtro_10.0, whole genome shotgun sequence DNA segment gagggggaAGTTGAACGGAAGCATGGTGCGAGACTTGGGAGTAAACGGCAGCCTGTTCTCTATAAATCAATGctaaagtaatattttttttaaaaaccactgcTGCTATTGAAATTTCTGtatgatatattttataatcAAAGTGTATAGAAGGGATATTTTGAAtgttaaaaaattgtgttacagttcctttaagagTCATGGCACACTGGGCATGGGAAATCTCAAAAACACACTGGAATGGGGAATCATAAGAATTgccacaagtaaaaaaaatgaattgtgagTGCCCCGTGTGCCATCATCCTAATGGGACAGTGAACCCTGAAGACACTATTTGCTAAATATACTGTGTCATGAAAGCAGCAAATGAGTCTGAATAAGAATCTCAATCTTGGAAAGATTTAATGTTCCCTGTTACTTACTACAGAAGGCATCTCTATCTTCACTgcatattattaacatgtatttataaggcGCTAACATATAActactgctgccatgaggcaagttaaaaaaaaaaagttaaaggaacagtaacaccaaaaaatgaaagtgtataagagtaactaaaatattatgtgctgctgccctgcacaggtaaaagttgtgtgtttacttcagacagtctactataatttatataaataagctgctatgtagccatggaggcagccattcaaaggagaaaaggcacaggcacatagcagataaaacactattgtattctacagaacttatgttatctgctgtgtaacctgtgccttttctccttttatccagcttgaatggctgcccccgtggctacacagcagcttattatataaattatagtagcgttactgtagcaaacacaccagttttaccagtgcagggcaacagtacattatatttttattactttaaagctctttcattttttggtgttactgttactttaagaaACACTTCTTGAGCGCCAGCGCCCTACAATATACCGGGGGCAGCAAATAGCCACTACTAATAAGTTAAAGAGCAAGAAATCCTGATTTTTAAATCTGATTCAACTCTATGGCACAGAGCAGTATTGCAATCtcagcactagtgatgcagccccccctCAACTAATTGCGGGGAGGGGGGCAGAATTTACCTGACCGCTTCAGGGCATCCCTGAGCCCTGAAATGCCCCCGATTATATAGGGGGTAATAAATGAGTGTATACATTAAAAATACAGATTTACTGATACAATGTTTGATGACGACCCACATGGTCATCCAGGCATTGCTGGGCTACAACTCCTAGCATGCTTATAACATACATGCAGGCGGAATACAGTAACACGTGGGAATCTGAGGTTTGGAAAATGGCATTTGCCACTCATTTTCCTTTTAAAGCTTTCTCCTGAGCCTACAAGTACTTACTGCAGCACCATGCGGGCACACGCCAGGCCACAATCCCAGTGATAGGACTGCTGGATGAGGGGCACCTTCAGCTGAACATGATCACCTGCAATAGGAGTGAGAAGCACTTATAGGTACATAGTGAGAGAGAGTAGCCTGGGGCCTGCGCACCAGCGTATGTAAGGTAAGTGATTGTAACCAGGGTGCAAATAGGGGGACATCACAGGTGGGGCCCAGGAAATATAGAGAATTCGGCTCCAAATATACAGGGAGGGGACAAGAAATACACAGAAACAATAAAACGTGCTTAGAGTAGGGAGAGGGGCAGAAATACTAGTGCCCTGCTACACACAGCAATACTAGTGCCCTGCTACACACGGCAATACTAGTGCCCTGCTACACACGGCAATACTAGTGCCCTGCTACACACGGCAATACTAGTGCCCTGCTACACACGGCAATACTAGTGCCCTGCTACACACGGCAATACTAGTGCCCTGCTACACACGGCAATACTAGTGCCCTGCTACACACGGCAATACTAGTGCCCTGCTACACACGGCAATACTAGTGCCCTGCTACACACAGTAATACAAGTATGTATGCGGCACTGCAGCAGGAAACACAGAGTTGGGGGAAGGCGTGCCGAGCACATAGGGACACACGGACATTACTGCCATACAGAGACATAGCAGGCTGCGGCACAAGGGCACACGGTTACACTAGGAGAGGTTAGCCTGCGGCAAGTATTAAGGGCCGGGAAGGAACAAATTAGCAGAACCCGAAACAGATGATACGGGTCCGAGAAGACAGAACTAGGGTTGGTGTTGCCATTCAGCGGCAGGGAGACAGGGGAAGGAGAGGGCGCTGTATAGGGGCCGGGGGTAGATACGCACTGCTGTCTGTGTCCGAGGTACCGGCCGGTCTTGTCGCAGCTTTGCTACCCTCGGGGTCGGTGTGTCCTGGATTCTTCATAGTGCTCTCACAGTGTCCCAAACACTTGGAGTTTCCCTCATACCTACCCCTCCGGGCCGGGGCTCCCTGTGTGTCCGGGGTGGAGCCGGAAGCTGCACGGAGCCTCCCAGGGTGGGGCAGTATTAGCATTTGGCCTCTTCTACCTGCAGTGCTCTTGTTATGGTGGGACTAAGCTTAGTGCAGGGAAGGCTGTACAGTATGTGAGAAAGTGAAAATGATAATGCCTTTAAATCAGGATGGGAACAGTGATAAAGCAATTATAAAATGAAACATAAATAGGGGCAGACTTTAGCTGCGGGTTCAGTCTGAGCCTGCAGATTAGCTGCCTGAATATAGGTGGCAATATACAGACTGATTTCAGCTGCCTTTAGACCCtttggaagcttatctgcccatgtataggcacctccgatgggcctccccgaccgacataTGGCCTGAAATCAaccattaaggtccccatacacgggccgatagaagctgccgatatcggtcccctggaccaattcggcagctaatcagcccgtgtatgggcagaaacgagcggcctggccgaccaatatctggcctgaaattggccaaatatcgatcggccaggttagaaaatccagtcggatcggggaccgcatcggctcgttgatgcggtccccgaaccccagggccaaatgatcggattatttttttttaacgcaaattgctacccgatatcgcccacccgtatagtgtatggggacctttagtcaggtTTGATTTTATCGTTGGGTCAGGGATGGCATAGGCTCCTTCATGCAGTCCTCAAACCAATGGCGCCTATGCCTGCCTTTAAAttagattgttttggctctagggccaaacaatctaattttcCTAATATCACCcgcccataggtgggcatatcgggagaatatcTGTTCGCTTTTTGATCTGGTCAAATGAGCGATCTtaccatgcatggccaccttatggGTCTTGTCCTACAGCCTATCCAATAGCAATCTGGTGAAATATCAGGCAGatgttgggcaggtttaaaaatctcatctGGAGGAGGACTACATCAGATATTTGATATGGTCCTCTCCTGATGGCCTACACAGGCGCCTATTACaatgatcatttggccctcacAGATCTGCCTGATGTCAGCCACAACTAGGTGGCCATATTGGTTATAGATCCGCTGGTGACCTTCTCACCCAGATGCCCAATTTCTGGCTGCTAGAAGAACAGGACTAATGCGGATTATTGTGCCAATACCAGAATAAGCCATCTTGTTTTTCTTCAATGTGTTTCCACTGTGGCCTATGGCACTATCTATATATAGCTGCTATGGGTAATGTTGTTGTCCTTTTGTGGGAAAGCCAATGGGCAACTAAACCGTGTATGCCATTACCCTTACCTCAAGATTATGTGATGGTTTTACTAGCGCAGCCTGCaattttaggctaatggcacaaacAGCAGTTTCAGGCTGCAGTGACAGGTTAATTCCAGTCCTGTATgtgcacatacatacattcatggTAGAATGGGGGGTGAATCTACATTTTACAGCAGTGAGCAGGGGTACATTTTTGTGCACAGATGCCATTTTGTCCATTTTACTTAATGTTGCATGTGCTTTCTGGCAGTTCAGAAACAATGCATTCAGCagatatataaacaaaataagcCTGATCATTCTGGGCCCATACATATGCCAGCGGTCTGCCAATTCAGTTAATAAAGTCAGAATCAGCACCTATTAAAAGCGCAGACTAAAAGAAACAGTCTGATCAGGTGCGGACTGGAAATGGGGCCTTGGCATTTAATTATACGCGGATACCCAAATAGCCCCCTAtcaccccaataaatagtgtctgtgacatcttacagcagcccttctggcatttatcacaatccacagattgcacgTCTGAGTCTAATTGGAGGTTTCAGCTCaagatatttaataataattcataatatataatatgaaaagTTGCAGTGCAACTAGCCGCTCTTAAATGGTGTGAATAGATAAATGGGTTGATGAGCGGAACTAAGTCACTCATATCTGTTTCCCACCGGAAGTTGTTTGCTTGTGCAGTCGCCGGGAAAAGGGGGCAGAGAGATACGACAGCCTGTTTCCTTTCGCTGTGCATTGTGGGGCAGGCGGGACGCCATTAGAACGCAGAACAGAGCCACGCTAGTAAGTATTACCCAAAGCAAACAAAAGTTCGGTAAAAAGTCTGCGCTTTGCAGGATTGTCAGAGAGGCCCGGGGGTTGCAGCGTGCGGATATCTGGGCGGGGTGTGCGTCTCGGTTACTCGGCGCTTGTTCGCTTTCCCTTAGGTCTGTGCGGTTGGCAGCTTTGTATGAGTGTGAGCAGGGCTTCCCTCTAAATATTGCCTTATGGTGAGGTTATATACAGGGTGCCGGGCCCAACGCATCTCACTGTGTTACCAGTCCGTTATCCGTTTCTATAAATATTCCTGCCTTAGGCCGGGGGCACTGAAACGTTTGTGTAGGCCTCAGTGCCAGTATCCCAGGGAACTCATTCATTGAGGGTTACTCCTCTGCTTCTGCGGGTTGTGCTGCTGCGATGTCCTAACGTGCATGTGTTTCTGAAGGGCTGGGCATGTTTGTGTGCATATGTATGGCTGAATTTATAGACTGTAAGTGATTAAAGCTTTAGGCTGGATAAACATTATGTAATAAGGATTTTTATTTGAATATACCTTATAGTTTGCACATGGCTGCATTGTATGCAGTAACCTGCGTTGCGCTTTGTATGTTCTCCAcgtttttttgctaatttttatttcTCCAATTGCAGGTTAATCTCCATTAGCTCTCAATATGTCTATCGGTGTACCAATTAAAGTCCTTCATGAGGCAGAAGGCCACATTGTGACATGTGAAACTAACACCGGAGAGGTATACAGGGGGAAATTGATTGAAGCAGAGGATAACATGAACTGCCAAGTAAGTAAAATAAGCAAGTCATTCGTATTATATCTATAGCAAGTGCACCTAAACTTATAAATATTTACCTTATGCCATGTTTGTAAGTACGTTGGTGATTGCAGTATAAACTCTAGTGATAGACCTTATGGACCAACAATTGTAAAGGCTGTGTTAAACtaaaaatgtgtgtgtgaatTGTTAGGGGCAAAGTATTTTCCAAAAGGCACCTATTTATTCCCTATATAGTGCCTCGGTTACCCTATCCATTGCAAAAGAAGCAGTTATATTGTGGTCAGAAGCGTAaatagcttaaaggagacatggaaaaataggggaaaaaaaaacctaattttgtagACAATTATGAACAATATATGCTGCGGGTTTCATTTGGGCTAAAAAATACTCATCTGTAAATatggcctctttattggagctccctgtagatcctatcagttctctgtccctgtttaaaatgaagggtgggcgtgtcctaacggtccctgccagaagcacagtaggaggggggaaggcaatcacagcccagcactcacacaagcagagacaggcttcagttccctatcaggtcatcctagctgctgattggttcctatccagccagcaggaagtggaacagatgggcgggactattagggttttggtggaatttctcaataaaacagtccaaaaaacaattttttttaaaccacagtccttctatatctagaggagtataatttactggtacattcttaatttttatacaatgtctcctttaatcctaATCTATTTCAATTTCCTAGCTGTGTCTCTAGATGTCAGTATATTCACAGTAAAGCTCAGTGATAAGGAGCAGAAGTAAAATATGTAAATGCTGTTGTTGCTATGCACTTTTAAACTGTTAGTTACAGGAGCCTAGTTAGTGGGGTGTGGCTACACCCGTATTGCATTCCTGttgtgtaatttaaaaaatatttagggTGACAATTTCCTTTTGCTCTTTTTACTAAGCACTCTTCTGTTGTTCATGTATAAACTTCTCTTTTAACATGGAGAAAAGTCTCCTTTATCTACCCACAGAAGCCAAACGGTAACATATTTTGGTGTTCCTATTCTTTTAAACTATGTAAGTGTTTCAAAGTAATCAAAATACGATGTagtgttaccctgcactggtagaactggtgtttgcttcagtaacacACAGCAGCTTGGATGGCtgcccccactgatactactatagttcatataaataagctgctgtgtatcagTGGGGGCAGCCATCCAAGCTGGGATAAActgagtaagggctctggcacacgggggagattagtcgcccgcgattaactccctgttcgcgggcgactaatctccccgagttgcctacccctgccatcccaccggcgaacatgtaagtcgccggcgggatggcagacgcggcggggcgatttccggaaatcaccgaaaaagacttgcgagtctttttcggcgatttgcgcgaaatcgcgccgccacgtctgccatcccgccggcgacttacatgttcgccggtgggatggcaggggtaggcaactcggggagattagtcgcccgcgaacagggagttaatcgcgggcgactaatctcccccgtgtgccagagccctaaaggtgctGGTTACATAAGctgtattgtattttacagagcttatctttttgtcacctgtgccattcagccctctttgtttgaatagctgcccccatgcaGCTTTATTTCTATAGACCAGGGTTTcccaaccttttgtacctgtgagccacatttaaatgtaaaaagagtttgggagcaaaTGAAGCATAAAAAATTCTtttgggttgccaaataagggctgttattggctatttggtagcccttatggggactggaagcctacaggattGTGCTGGCAATacagctggtttttatgcaacagaaacttgcctccttaccagaaattacaaaaaataagcacctgcttaaaGTCCactgggagccactggttgggcattaCTGGTATAGACTATAGCAGTGTTTCTAAAGCATTTTAACGCAGCTGTATATTACcttgtacaataaataggttGTTTTTGGCTATTTTAATTAAAAGGGTCCTccagccaaaaactgtttttgtaatgaaaaaatttaattctacGCAACTTGGATATACATTAAAGGAAATTTAAAACTGCAAAGACTGGTCTTCTAAACATTCTTCTACTGTGTATGAATGTTCTTGGTGCTGTCTCCCAGGAAAAGAACATGGTTTTGGCTATTCTTTGAGCTAAACAAGGGGGAGACATGAGTGTGAAGTCAAACACG contains these protein-coding regions:
- the gucd1 gene encoding protein GUCD1 isoform X1, whose translation is MLILPHPGRLRAASGSTPDTQGAPARRGRYEGNSKCLGHCESTMKNPGHTDPEGSKAATRPAGTSDTDSSDHVQLKVPLIQQSYHWDCGLACARMVLQYLNLLRENEFQNAMHELQLTKSIWTIDLAYLMHHFGVRHLFCTQTLGVDKGYKNQSFYRKHFDAEENRVNQLFAQAKSCGVNVEKRVVSDQHH